In Microplitis demolitor isolate Queensland-Clemson2020A chromosome 9, iyMicDemo2.1a, whole genome shotgun sequence, one genomic interval encodes:
- the LOC103578642 gene encoding ceramide glucosyltransferase-B: protein MSSMIYTLYGFAIFFMVFWLGMWCVHILALITARCKLHRKPTAVQLPSSYEVPLMGVSIIKPLMGVDSNLYNNLETFFTLDYPIYELLFCVEDKQDPVLVLIRKLIDKYPQIETRLFIGGCRVGVNPKINNMYPAYEAAKYELILISDSGIRMKEDTLLDMVRYMSDNVALVHQLPFTYEQREGFAAAYEKIYFGTVQSRMYLAADLLNINCHTGMSALIRKSPLDEVGGLKTFGVYLAEDFFYAKSLVDRGWKITVCSQPAMQNSGQCELNLFQARLRRWAKLRVAMLPTTIILEPLSECFILGACASWAAAVLFEWDSLVFYLIHILMWFMLDWTLLCIVQNSPLPLNKLEFLFGWFLNETIRPYLFIQAVLDPLIQWRSRVYKLKWGGLAEEVKAKWQCSRLEFFFCMKTFGL from the exons atgagctcTATGATCTACACCCTCTATGGGTTCGCAATATTTTTCATGGTCTTCTGGTTGGGAATGTGGTGCGTCCATATACTGGCGTTGATAACCGCCCGGTGCAAACTCCACCGTAAGCCGACCGCGGTCCAGCTGCCCTCGAGCTACGAGGTCCCGTTGATGGGAGTGTCGATAATAAAACCGCTGATGGGAGTCGACTCTAACCTCTACAACAACCTGGAGACGTTTTTCACCTTGGACTACCCGATCTACGAGCTGCTGTTCTGCGTCGAGGACAAGCAGGACCCGGTCCTGGTCCTCATTCGCAAATTAATAGACAAGTATCCCCAGATCGAGACGCGTTTGTTCATTGGGGGATGTAGGGTCGGAGTAAACCCAAAGATAAATAACATGTACCCGGCTTACGAGGCTGCCAAGTATGAGCTGATACTGATAAGCGACAGCGGGATCAGGATGAAGGAGGACACGCTACTGGACATGGTCAGATACATGAGCGACAACGTGGCTCTGGTCCACCAGCTGCCGTTCACTTACGAGCAGCGCGAGGGATTCGCTGCTGCTTATGAGAAAATTTACTTCGGGACTGTCCAGTCGCGCATGTACTTGGCCGCGGATTTGCTCAACATAAACTGTCACACTGGGATGTCTGCGCTGATAAGGAAGTCGCCTTTGGACGAGGTCGGGGGACTCAAGACCTTCGGAGTCTACTTGGCGGAGGATTTTTTCTACGCAAAGTCCCTGGTGGACCGCGGGTGGAAGATCACCGTCTGCTCGCAGCCTGCGATGCAGAACAGCGGGCAGTGCGAGTTGAATTTGTTCCAAGCGAGACTGCGGAGGTGGGCGAAGCTCAGGGTCGCGATGCTGCCCACGACTATTATTCTTGAACCCTTGAGTGAGTGCTTTATTTTAGGGGCATGTGCGTCTTGGGCCGCGGCTGTACTCTTCGAGTGGGACTCACTGgttttttatcttattcaCATTTTGATGTGGTTCATGTTGGACTGGACGTTGTTGTGTATCGTGCAGAATAGTCCGTTGCCACTTAACAAATTGGAGTTTTTGTTCGGGTGGTTCCTCAATGAGACCATAAGACCCTACTTGTTCATACAGGCGGTCTTGGACCCGCTTATTCAGTGGAGGTCGAGGGTCTACAAGCTAAAATGGGGAGGATTGGCTGAAGAAGTCAAGGCTAAG tggcaATGCAGcagactagaattttttttttgcatgaaaACTTttggattataa